One window of Hippoglossus stenolepis isolate QCI-W04-F060 chromosome 1, HSTE1.2, whole genome shotgun sequence genomic DNA carries:
- the rpl12 gene encoding 60S ribosomal protein L12 isoform X2 has translation MRCTGGEVGATSALAPKIGPLGLSPKKVGDDIAKATGDWKGLRITVKLTIQNRNAAIEVVPSASALIIKALKEPPRDRKKVKNIKHSGSVTFDEIVGIARLMRHRSIARELSGTIKEILGTSQSVGCTIDGRPPHDVIDDINSGKVECPSE, from the exons ATGAGATGCACAGGAGGAGAAGTTGGTGCCACCTCAGCTCTCGCCCCTAAGATCGGACCTCTGGGTCTG TCTCCCAAGAAAGTTGGTGATGACATCGCCAAGGCAACAGGTGACTGGAAGGGCCTGAGGATCACGGTGAAGCTGACGATCCAGAACAGGAATGCAGCC ATCGAGGTGGTTCCCTCTGCGTCCGCTCTGATCATCAAGGCTCTGAAGGAGCCTCCCCGTGACAGGAAGAAGGTCAAGAACA TCAAGCACAGCGGCAGCGTGACCTTCGACGAGATCGTGGGCATCGCCCGCCTGATGAGGCATCGCTCCATCGCCAGGGAGCTCTCCG GAACCATCAAGGAGATCCTGGGCACCTCTCAGTCTGTTGGGTGCACCATCGATGGTCGTCCTCCACATGATGTCATCGATGACATCAACAGCGGCAAAGTGGAGTGTCCCTCAGAGTAA
- the pole3 gene encoding DNA polymerase epsilon subunit 3, which produces MAERPEDLNLPNAVITRIIKEALPDGVNVSKEARRAISQAASVFVLYATSCANNFAMKAKRKTLNAGDVLAAMEEMEFERFLEPLKESLEVYKKGQKGKKEVTEQKRKDKEKKTDSENDKSREEEEEEEEERMDEEPEAENEGEEEEVEN; this is translated from the exons ATGGCGGAGAGACCGGAAGACCTGAACCTTCCTAACGCGGTGATCACCCGCATCATCAAGGAGgcg CTCCCCGATGGAGTGAACGTGTCCAAAGAAGCAAGACGAGCCATCTCTCAGGCGGCcagcgtgtttgtgttgtaCGCAACCTCCTG TGCAAATAATTTTGCGATGAAAgccaaaagaaaaactctgaatGCAGGAGACGTGTTGGCTGCGATGGAGGAAATGGAGTTTGAACGATTCCTGGAGCCTCTCAAAGAATCTTTGGAAG TGTATAAGAAGGGccagaaaggaaagaaggaggtgACGGAGCAGAAGCGCAaagataaagagaagaagacCGACTCTGAGAACGAcaagagcagggaggaggaagaggaggaggaggaggagcgaaTGGATGAGGAGCCTGAAGCCGAGaatgaaggggaggaggaggaggtggagaattGA
- the rpl12 gene encoding 60S ribosomal protein L12 isoform X1 has product MPPKFDPQEIKIVFMRCTGGEVGATSALAPKIGPLGLSPKKVGDDIAKATGDWKGLRITVKLTIQNRNAAIEVVPSASALIIKALKEPPRDRKKVKNIKHSGSVTFDEIVGIARLMRHRSIARELSGTIKEILGTSQSVGCTIDGRPPHDVIDDINSGKVECPSE; this is encoded by the exons ATGCCTCCTAAGTTCGACCCCCAGGAGATTAAGATCG TGTTCATGAGATGCACAGGAGGAGAAGTTGGTGCCACCTCAGCTCTCGCCCCTAAGATCGGACCTCTGGGTCTG TCTCCCAAGAAAGTTGGTGATGACATCGCCAAGGCAACAGGTGACTGGAAGGGCCTGAGGATCACGGTGAAGCTGACGATCCAGAACAGGAATGCAGCC ATCGAGGTGGTTCCCTCTGCGTCCGCTCTGATCATCAAGGCTCTGAAGGAGCCTCCCCGTGACAGGAAGAAGGTCAAGAACA TCAAGCACAGCGGCAGCGTGACCTTCGACGAGATCGTGGGCATCGCCCGCCTGATGAGGCATCGCTCCATCGCCAGGGAGCTCTCCG GAACCATCAAGGAGATCCTGGGCACCTCTCAGTCTGTTGGGTGCACCATCGATGGTCGTCCTCCACATGATGTCATCGATGACATCAACAGCGGCAAAGTGGAGTGTCCCTCAGAGTAA